One Terriglobia bacterium DNA segment encodes these proteins:
- a CDS encoding S9 family peptidase has protein sequence MKTLKPASILMASLTILGLISLGRGKEARLTMETFLDMESVGSPEVSPDGKQIIFSRGFIDPVNDQSQSNLWITDLAAAKIREVTHGNWRDSAPAWAPDGKRIAFLSDRDGTSQIHVMWVDTGEVAQLTHLTQGAGNLKWSQDGKQIAFTSSIEDKDPILPVKLPPRPENAKWARPAVIIDRLNWRRDGVGPVPKAYTHVFVLDAVLGGTPRQITAGNYNYADPEWSADGKTIYVSGIRKPDAEYLRGDSEIYAIDLATLDIKALTDRKGPDRGGRLSPDGKWIAYTGYDDKNYTSTLSSLYLMANNGGSKRLWAGGFPSSPADPTWAADGSGVYYTMEERGASNIYFVPLNGNPRKITDGAHMLSGFSLARNGQFAATLSTPQKPEVLVTFNAANPSELKTLVDVNSDVLAGMKMGEVEELGWNSTDNLKIQGWLMKPVDFQPGKKYPLVLWIHGGPWSMYNIAFNWSFQNFAAEGYGVLWANPRGSTGYGQDFVNGIQYSYPGKDYDDLMTGVDAALSKGWIDARNMFVCGGSGGGLLTAWIVGHTDRFAAAVSMRPVIDWHSFVGITDGASWYDQFKKYPWEDPVEYAVRSPLNYVANVKTPTMVMTGEADLRTPIGQSEEFYRALKLLKKETLLVRMPEEFHGWRRPSHRMLQQAYLLAWFQKYKR, from the coding sequence ATGAAGACATTGAAGCCTGCATCGATCTTGATGGCATCGTTAACGATCCTTGGCCTGATTTCGCTTGGCAGAGGGAAAGAGGCCAGGCTTACCATGGAAACCTTTCTTGACATGGAGAGCGTCGGTTCTCCCGAAGTTTCGCCGGACGGCAAGCAGATCATCTTCTCCCGGGGATTCATCGATCCAGTGAACGATCAAAGCCAGTCCAACCTGTGGATCACGGACCTCGCCGCCGCGAAAATTCGCGAAGTGACCCACGGCAATTGGAGAGACAGTGCGCCTGCATGGGCGCCGGACGGAAAACGCATCGCCTTTCTGTCGGATCGGGATGGGACATCACAGATTCATGTCATGTGGGTGGACACCGGCGAAGTGGCGCAGCTCACGCATTTGACCCAGGGGGCCGGAAACCTGAAGTGGTCGCAGGACGGAAAACAGATTGCCTTCACCTCGAGCATCGAAGACAAAGATCCGATCCTCCCCGTAAAGCTGCCGCCGCGTCCGGAGAACGCCAAGTGGGCCAGGCCCGCCGTCATCATCGACCGGCTCAACTGGCGGCGGGACGGCGTCGGTCCGGTGCCGAAGGCATATACTCACGTGTTCGTGCTTGATGCCGTCCTGGGCGGCACGCCGCGGCAGATTACCGCCGGCAATTATAACTACGCCGACCCCGAGTGGTCTGCAGACGGCAAGACGATATATGTCTCCGGCATCCGCAAACCTGACGCCGAATATCTGCGCGGAGACAGCGAGATTTATGCAATTGATCTTGCCACGCTTGATATCAAGGCTCTCACAGACCGCAAAGGCCCGGATCGGGGGGGCCGCTTGTCGCCAGACGGCAAATGGATCGCCTACACCGGCTATGATGATAAGAACTATACCAGCACCCTCTCCAGCCTGTATCTCATGGCCAACAATGGAGGGAGCAAGAGGCTCTGGGCCGGAGGATTTCCCAGCTCGCCGGCGGACCCGACTTGGGCTGCGGACGGTTCAGGAGTCTACTACACGATGGAAGAAAGAGGAGCGAGCAACATTTATTTCGTTCCACTGAACGGGAATCCCAGGAAGATCACCGATGGCGCTCACATGCTGAGCGGCTTTTCCCTGGCGCGCAACGGGCAATTTGCGGCCACCCTGTCTACGCCCCAGAAGCCGGAGGTCCTGGTCACCTTCAACGCTGCGAATCCGTCCGAGCTGAAGACGCTCGTGGATGTCAATTCCGATGTCCTTGCGGGAATGAAAATGGGAGAGGTCGAGGAGCTTGGGTGGAACTCGACCGACAACCTGAAAATCCAGGGCTGGCTCATGAAGCCCGTGGATTTTCAGCCTGGCAAAAAGTATCCCCTCGTGCTCTGGATTCACGGCGGCCCGTGGTCCATGTACAACATCGCATTCAACTGGTCCTTTCAGAACTTCGCCGCCGAAGGCTACGGCGTGCTCTGGGCCAACCCGAGGGGAAGTACCGGATACGGGCAGGATTTCGTCAACGGCATCCAGTACAGCTACCCCGGGAAAGATTACGACGACTTGATGACCGGCGTGGATGCCGCACTGAGCAAAGGCTGGATCGACGCCAGGAACATGTTCGTCTGCGGCGGCAGCGGCGGAGGATTACTGACGGCGTGGATCGTGGGCCACACCGACCGCTTTGCGGCTGCGGTGTCGATGCGCCCGGTGATCGATTGGCATTCGTTTGTCGGCATCACGGACGGTGCCAGCTGGTACGATCAGTTCAAAAAATACCCGTGGGAAGATCCGGTGGAGTACGCCGTGCGCTCGCCCCTGAACTACGTGGCAAACGTGAAGACCCCGACCATGGTGATGACGGGAGAGGCGGACCTGCGTACTCCCATCGGTCAAAGCGAGGAGTTTTATCGGGCCCTCAAGCTGCTCAAGAAGGAGACCCTGCTCGTGCGCATGCCGGAGGAGTTTCACGGTTGGCGCCGCCCTTCGCACCGCATGCTGCAGCAGGCCTACCTGCTC
- the metW gene encoding methionine biosynthesis protein MetW — translation MSDALRMDYRIILEWIHPDSSVLDLGCGDGELLDLLVRTRRARAQGIEINEQAIYRCVARGLSVFHEDIDNGLTGYGARTFDYVILNQSLQQVRKLDTVMREALRVGSQVIVGFPNFAHYRARCQIFFLGKTPVTPSLPYEWHDTPNLHFLSISDFIVYCRAKRIRIDKTAWIAETRKVKIFPNLLARTGLFLISNGAVT, via the coding sequence ATGTCCGATGCACTTCGTATGGATTATAGGATCATCCTCGAGTGGATCCATCCGGATTCATCCGTTCTGGACCTGGGGTGCGGTGATGGAGAGCTGCTGGATCTGCTCGTGCGCACCAGGCGAGCCAGGGCGCAGGGGATCGAGATCAATGAACAGGCCATCTATCGGTGTGTTGCCCGGGGGCTCAGCGTATTTCACGAGGATATCGACAACGGCTTGACGGGCTATGGCGCCAGGACGTTCGATTATGTCATCCTCAACCAAAGCCTGCAGCAGGTTAGAAAACTCGACACCGTCATGCGGGAGGCGCTGCGGGTCGGGAGTCAGGTGATTGTCGGTTTTCCGAACTTCGCCCATTACCGCGCCCGCTGTCAGATTTTCTTTCTGGGCAAGACTCCGGTTACGCCTTCACTCCCCTACGAGTGGCACGACACTCCCAACCTGCATTTCTTGAGCATCTCGGATTTCATCGTGTATTGCCGCGCAAAGAGGATACGGATTGACAAGACGGCCTGGATTGCCGAGACTCGCAAGGTAAAGATATTCCCCAATCTCTTGGCGCGGACGGGGCTCTTTCTGATTTCAAATGGCGCGGTGACCTGA
- a CDS encoding homoserine O-acetyltransferase → MPSGYVKTQFYEFAHPPDRFTLTSGQELGPITVAYETYGALNDQRSNAILILHALTGDAHAAGHHESDARPGWWDEMIGPGKAFDTDRYFVVCSNVLGGCKGTTGPACINPATGKRYDLDFPLITISDMVNVQLRLVESLGIDRLHAVAGGSMGGMQALEWMTAHPDRLSGAIVIATAAKHSPQQIAFNEVGRQAIMADPLWKEGRYDGHPPAKGLAVARMIGHITYMSEVSMAEKFGRRIGDNQRAHKFSTGFEVEEYLHYKGNHFVRRFDANSYLYITNAMDSYDLCRGRELYRVFAGLSTKVLLVAFKSDWLYPAAQSREIARACKLAGVDTTYCEIDSSYGHDAFLLEVEEESHLIRHFLQKVTRDRERK, encoded by the coding sequence ATGCCAAGCGGCTATGTAAAAACGCAATTCTACGAATTCGCGCATCCCCCGGATCGGTTTACCCTCACGAGCGGGCAAGAGCTGGGACCGATCACGGTCGCCTATGAGACCTACGGCGCTTTGAACGATCAGAGGTCGAACGCCATTCTGATTCTTCACGCTCTCACAGGGGACGCTCATGCGGCGGGGCATCACGAGAGCGATGCCCGGCCCGGCTGGTGGGATGAGATGATCGGTCCGGGAAAGGCATTCGACACGGACCGGTATTTCGTCGTCTGCTCTAACGTGCTCGGCGGCTGCAAGGGAACGACCGGGCCAGCCTGCATCAACCCTGCGACCGGCAAGCGATATGACCTCGACTTTCCGCTTATTACCATCTCGGACATGGTCAACGTGCAGCTCCGGCTGGTCGAATCTCTAGGAATCGACCGTCTGCACGCAGTCGCAGGGGGCTCGATGGGCGGCATGCAGGCCCTGGAGTGGATGACGGCCCATCCCGACCGGCTGAGCGGTGCGATTGTCATTGCGACGGCGGCGAAGCATTCCCCGCAACAGATCGCTTTCAACGAAGTGGGCCGGCAGGCGATCATGGCGGATCCGTTGTGGAAAGAGGGCCGCTATGACGGGCATCCCCCCGCGAAGGGGCTCGCCGTGGCTCGTATGATCGGCCACATCACCTACATGAGCGAGGTCTCGATGGCCGAAAAGTTCGGCCGGCGCATCGGGGACAATCAGCGGGCGCACAAATTCAGCACCGGCTTCGAGGTGGAAGAGTACCTTCACTACAAGGGCAATCACTTTGTGCGGCGTTTTGACGCCAACTCCTACCTCTACATCACCAATGCCATGGATTCTTATGATCTCTGCAGGGGCAGGGAGCTGTATCGTGTGTTTGCCGGCCTGAGTACCAAAGTCCTGCTGGTGGCCTTCAAATCGGACTGGCTGTATCCGGCCGCGCAGTCGCGTGAGATCGCGCGCGCCTGCAAGCTCGCTGGCGTGGACACGACCTATTGCGAGATCGACTCCAGTTACGGTCACGATGCTTTTCTGCTGGAAGTCGAGGAGGAATCGCATCTGATCCGGCACTTTCTCCAGAAGGTGACTCGCGACCGTGAGAGGAAGTGA